In Leptospira langatensis, a single window of DNA contains:
- a CDS encoding sulfate adenylyltransferase subunit 1 — protein sequence MDLLRFITAGSVDDGKSTLIGRLLYDSKSVFQDQLEAIEKTNQVNGQINLALLTDGLKAEREQGITIDVAYKYFSTPKRKFIIADAPGHIQYTRNMVTGASNSDLAIILIDSRKGVIEQTYRHSYIASLLKIPHVIICVNKMDLVEFSQERFEEIKKDYIDFASDLDFKGLEFIPISALNGDNVVDPSSNMIWWKGKTLLGYLEDLELEEDEHKHQPRFPVQYVIRPQTEEHHDFRGYAGQVRSGVFQKGENIVVLPNGHRSKIKAILTHEGEVQEAFAPMSVTILLEDEIDISRGDMIVTEKQLPNLSQDIEADVCWMDSKALVPGNKYLLRQTTGSVKSAVREITFRIDIQTHQKLDSPQLALNEIGRIKIRTAKPIAFDPYSENRGTGSFVLVDEGTNNTVGAGMISGSN from the coding sequence ATGGATTTATTGCGTTTTATCACTGCGGGAAGCGTAGACGACGGAAAGTCCACTCTGATCGGACGTCTTCTATACGATAGTAAATCCGTATTCCAAGACCAATTGGAAGCGATTGAAAAGACGAATCAAGTAAACGGACAGATCAATCTGGCCCTTCTTACCGACGGACTCAAGGCGGAGAGAGAGCAAGGCATTACGATCGACGTGGCCTATAAATATTTCTCCACACCTAAGAGAAAGTTCATCATCGCGGATGCACCGGGGCATATCCAATACACTCGGAACATGGTGACCGGTGCTTCTAATTCGGATCTTGCGATCATACTGATCGACTCTCGCAAAGGAGTGATCGAACAGACTTATAGACATTCGTATATCGCATCTCTATTAAAGATCCCTCATGTAATCATCTGTGTGAATAAGATGGACTTGGTCGAATTCTCCCAAGAACGTTTCGAAGAGATCAAAAAGGATTATATCGATTTTGCTTCCGATCTGGATTTTAAAGGATTGGAATTCATTCCTATTTCCGCACTGAACGGGGACAATGTGGTGGATCCTTCTTCGAATATGATTTGGTGGAAGGGCAAAACCCTCTTGGGGTATCTGGAAGATCTGGAGCTCGAAGAAGACGAGCACAAGCACCAACCTAGGTTTCCGGTCCAGTATGTGATCCGTCCTCAAACCGAAGAACATCATGATTTTAGAGGATATGCCGGCCAAGTAAGAAGCGGCGTCTTTCAGAAAGGCGAAAATATTGTCGTGCTTCCGAACGGACATCGTTCTAAGATCAAGGCGATTCTCACTCATGAAGGAGAAGTACAGGAAGCGTTTGCTCCTATGTCAGTTACCATTCTTCTAGAAGATGAGATCGATATCAGCCGAGGAGACATGATCGTAACGGAGAAGCAGCTTCCGAATCTTTCTCAGGATATCGAAGCGGATGTTTGTTGGATGGACTCTAAAGCACTTGTTCCTGGAAACAAATATCTCCTAAGACAAACCACAGGTTCCGTCAAGTCCGCAGTGAGAGAGATTACTTTCAGGATCGATATACAAACCCACCAAAAACTGGATTCGCCTCAGCTCGCGTTAAACGAGATCGGAAGGATCAAGATCCGTACAGCGAAACCGATCGCGTTCGATCCTTATTCCGAGAATCGAGGCACCGGTAGTTTTGTTTTAGTGGACGAAGGCACGAATAACACCGTTGGAGCCGGAATGATCTCCGGATCGAATTAA